In the Acetobacteroides hydrogenigenes genome, AAATATCTTTGTGGCCTCAATAAAAAAACAATAGAATGGTAAAGAGATTTATACTTGCTGCCACCGCCGCTGTATCGGCATTTAGTGCGATTGGCCAAAGCGATGACATTAAAGTTAAGATTTCAGGATTTGTAAAAGCCGATTATTGGATAGATACCCGCAAGAATACCGATGGTGTAGATGGGTTGTTTTGCTATTACCCTCTTGCACCCGAATACGATGCTAACGGAAAAGACCTTAATGAACAACCTACTGCAAATCTAACAGCCCTCTCAACAAGACTTCGCTTCAACATATCCGGTCCAGATGTATTTGGAGCAAAGGCCAATGCAATAATCGAGGCCGATTTTACAGGAACAACGGAAGTTGCACTTCTCCGCCTTCGATTGGCCAACCTAAACCTATCTTGGCCAAAATCCACGTTGCTTATAGGACAAGCATGGCATCCCTTCAGCATACCCCAATTTTTACCACGAACTCTTTCCTTAAATACTGGAGCCCCATTTCAATGCTTCAACCGAAATCCACAAATAACATATACCTATTCAATAGGGCCAGGTTTTAAAGTTCTAGGCTCACTAAACTACCAGAGCAGCTACGAAAGCCTTGGTCCAAACGGGAAAAGTTCCATTTACCTCAGAAATGCCATTATTCCAAATCTCGACTTCCAGATGAGCAAAACGTTTGGGAAGTCGACCATTGGTGTTGCATACGATTTTAAGATGCTTCGCCCAACCATCTATAATGTAGCAGCAGACGGTAAAAAGTACCAGAACAACAATACAGTTAAATCCAATTCATTTTTAGGATATTACAACTACACATCGGAAAAACTATTTGTCATTGCAAAGCAACTTTGGGGGCAAAACCTAACCGAATTTCTAATGCAAGGCGGATATGGAGTTTCCAGTACCAATCCGACAACTGGGATACAAGAGTACGCGCCATCTAAAGGTACGTCTACGCTTATCAACTTTTGCTACGGAACCAAATATCGAATTGGAGGAACTTTAGGGTACTTGTGCAATAATGGTTTTACTGAAAATGTATCCAAAATATACGGAAGAGCAGAAAATCTTAAAGAGATGATTCGCATTGCTCCTAACGTAATGTATGTGTCCAAAAATTTTCAGTTAGGCATTGAGGGTGAGTTTAACCGAGCCTACTGGGGAAATGTTGACTACAATAGCAAGGGAAATGTTGTTAATGCAAAGGCTGTAAACGGATTTCGATTTTTAACTTCTTTACAGTACAATTTTTAGGATTTAATTCAAGAATATTTTTTTCTTTGCATTAGAATATTCGAACCTGTCCATCAAAAAAAGTAGTGATGAGGGATAATGCAACCATACTTTCTAGAAGGTATGCTTTTTACCTGTTTTTAATTGGCGTTGGAATGTGGCTAATAGCCGTAAGCATAGAGGCAATCGTATCTAAACAGGCCTTTACATTAGGCTTAATTGGAGATTTGCATGCTAAAAACGTTTCGTTTCTATTCTTAGATATTATTCCATTTGCGCTAGGTTTTTGCGGCTATCGTTGGGGCTTACACACCGGACAAAAAGCCGATACTCTTAATGAAATCATCGAAAAGGATAAGCAGCGTAATACAAAGCTTATCGCATTAGTCGACGAAATAAAGAAGGGGAACTTTGAAGTCAGCAATGGTTTTGACAAAAAAGACAAGCTAATCAATTCAATATTAGACCTTAGAAACTCTTTAAAAACCAGCACACAAGAAGAAGAAATTCGCAAAAAAGAAGACGAAGAGCGCCACTGGGTAGCACAAGGTCTCGCCAAATTTGGAGAAATACTTCGAGCCAACAACGATGATATGACGGAGCTTTCGTACAATATCATTAGCCAGCTGGTAAAATACGTAAGAGCAAACCAAGGAGGTATTTATCTTCTAACCGAAGACCAAGAAAACCGAAAGGTTTTTGAAATGAAGGCATGCTACGCTTACGAGCGTCGTAAGTATGTCGATAAGTTAATCAACCTTGGAGAGGGCCTTGTAGGTGCATGCGCCAAGGAAGGAAAAACCGTTAACCTAAAAAAGGTACCAGATACATATCTTTCCATTACCTCGGGACTTGGACATGCTAATCCTAAGTTTTTGCTTCTAGTTCCGTTGAAGTTCAACGAAGAGACACATGGTGTTTTAGAGATTGCATCTTTCAACGAGTTCAAGCCTCACGTAGTTGAGTTCATCGAAAAAGTGGCCGAGAGTATTGCATCAACCATTGCCAATGTAAAGATCAACATTCGTACGGCAATGCTTCTTCGCGACTCTCAGGAACAAGCAGAAATGCTTGCCTCTCAAGAAGAAGAAATGCGTCAGAACATGGAGGAATTGCAGGCAACCCAAGAAGATGCAGTTCGACAAACCGAGCGTTTGTCTGGCTACATCAATGCACTAGACAGCGTGCATATGCGTGCAGAGTTCGACTCATCAGGAAATCTTGTTGCAGCCAACGACCAATTCCTCGAAAAATTCGAGGTTCCTCATTTCGACGATGTCTACGAAAAGAACATTACCTCGTTCATTCATCCTGAATCCCTTACTTCATTCCGTAATAGTTGGGCAAACCTTGTTGCAGAAGACAAATGCCACGAAGGTGAACTAAAGTGTGTAACTTTTATCAATAAAACGATCTACCTATTTACCTCATTGAGCCGCGTAAACCGCAGCAATGGAGAAATGGATAAGGTGCTTTTACTAGCTCTAGAAGTTACCGATCAGAAGAAAGAAGAGTTAGAGATGAGATCTATTGTTTCGGCAGTAAACTCCTCGCTCCTTCAAGCAGAGCTCACCAATACAGGTGATCTTGTAGTTGTAAACGATAAGCTAAAAGCCGAACTAGGATACAATGATGTTCAGACTGTTTATAACATCAACGAATTCATCAACGATCTTGACAAGCCTCAGTTTGAAAAAGCATGGATGAAGCTTGTCAACCAAGGTTTCTTTGAAGGAACCATCAACTTTACCAGCTTTGATGGCCAGGTTAAGGCATTAGATATTACCCTAATCGGTATCAGAAACTTTAACGACGATATCGTTAAGATTGTACTAATTGGAACTGACAAATCTGCAATAAAGGCAGTTGAAGACAAGTATCTTCAGCTTCAAGAAACTACAGAACAGCTAAAGGATGCGCTTTCGAAAACTGAAGAGGAGATTAACCGAAGAATTAGAGAGGTTCGCGAACAGTTGGCCCTCCAATATAAAGAGGTTGAAAGAATCCGAATCCGCAACGATAAAACAGTTGATAACGCCCCTATCGCAATGGTTTGCTTCAACTCACAAGGAATTATTGAGGTATTCAACAAGAAGGCTGCAGAAGTATGGGGATACCAACCCTCCGAAATAATTAACATGCCTATAAGCAAGCTATTCCCCAAAGAGCAGGTTCAAGGTGAAGGCATTGTAAATGCTATCTGCGATGTGGATAAAATCAAGCCGATAAACCAAAAAGAAAGCGTAAAGATTATAAACACCAACAACCAAAAGCAGGCGGCTTATATTACACTTGCTGATGCCAGAGTAACCAAAGAGCATAACTACGTTGCCTATGTAGAAGTTATAAGCAACTAGCAATATAAAGACAACCAATCATTTCAACAAAATAGTATAGGGTGAGAATTTAATCTCACCCTATATTTTTGAAATGCGGGAAGGGTGACTATCTTTGTGAAGAAGAACATAGAATTGGGACAAAAGAATGGGAGAATTTATTGTATCAGCACGTAAATACCGTCCGGCAAGCTTCGATACTGTTGTTGGTCAAGGGTCTATAACATCAACCCTAAAAAATGCCATACAGAGAAAGCAGCTAGCACACGCCTACCTATTCTGTGGTCCTCGTGGTGTTGGGAAGACAACGTGCGCCAGAATCTTTGCCAAAACCATCAACTGCTTCAACCCGACAGCCGACATGGAGCCATGCGGCGAGTGTGAATCATGCAAGGCCTTCAACGAAGGTCGTTCATACAACATTCACGAGCTCGATGCCGCATCGAACAACTCGGTTGAAGATATACGTACCCTGACCGATCAGGTACGCATTCCTCCGCAGATTGGTAAATACAAGGTATACATCATCGACGAGGTTCACATGCTCTCGTCTGGTGCGTTTAATGCGTTTCTTAAAACGCTAGAGGAACCACCTGCACATGCCATCTTTATACTTGCAACTACCGAAAAGCACAAAATATTACCAACCATTCTGTCTCGTTGTCAGATATACGACTTCAACAGAATGGGCGTTGAAGATACCGTAAAGCATCTTACCCAGATTGCACAAAAAGAGGGTATTACATTCGAAGAAGAAGCCCTAAATATTATAGCACACAAGGCAGATGGTGCTATGCGCGATGCGCTATCAATATTCGACCAAGTAGTCGCATTTTGCGGTACACATCTCAGCTACGCTAAGGTTATCGAAAATCTTAACGTGCTCGACTACGACTACTACTTCCGGTTAACCGACTCATTCTTAGCAAAAGATCACGTTAAAGCACTTGTTCTTTTCGATGAAATATTGGCAAAGGGATTCGATGCTCAACACTTTATGATTGGACTTTGCATCCATTTCCGCGATCTGCTCGTTTGCAAAGATCCACAATCAACAAAACTACTCGAAGTTGGAGCCAGCATTGCCAACAGATATAAAGATCAAGCGGCTCGTTGCAGCGTAGCTTACCTTTACGAGGCAATGGCAGCCTCAAATAAATGCGATGTAGGATATCGATCGAGTAGTAACCCTCGACTTCATGTAGAACTTGCGCTGCTTCACCTTTGCTACATTGGTGAAGAAAAAAAAAATTAGCGAACGAAATCTAGGTGAACTAATGAGCGGTGTAGATACCGCTAGTTCTGCTCAAACAGCATCAACAAACAATTCTACAACATCATCACAGAATCAAACAAGTATAGTCAAAGACACTGCTCAGAAACAAGCAGAGCCTAAAGCACAAGCACGTCCGTCCCTCCCATCTCTGAAACGAACGCCATCCTTTTCTGTAAAAGATGCCATGTCGGGAAAAATAGCCCCCACAGCAACAGCATCGCAGACATCGGCAAGCGATACAGGTAGCGATGCCTTGGAGAACATGGATGATATTGAAGAATCCTTTAATTCTATGGTAGAGGAAGTCGATTTTACACCAAAAAATCTAGAACAGGTATGGAATCGACTTGCGAGCCACATCAAAGCATCAAGACCTCGAATAGGGAATGCACTCCTTGCAAACAAGCCTAGCATTATTGATGATAACCTCATCACCTTCGACGTTGTAAACCAGCTGCAGAAGGACGAGTTGATGACTAACTACAACGAGATCATCAGCTACATCCGTAAATCGCTAGGAATGCCCTTGCTCGAACTCGAATTTAATGTTGTAGAGGCTGATAGCACAAATGCACGTCCCTACACCATTGACGAGAAGTTTAAGTTTATGATCCAGAAAAATCCAGCAGTGCTTACGCTAAAACAAGCCCTTGGTCTTGATTTTGAATAGATCTGTGTGCAAATAATTCCCCTCCATTTTAAAAAGAATTAACTGTTCTATGCTGTACTTACAGCATTTAGAAGTGTACACTCGCTATTTTTGTTATCTTTGGTGTCGCTTACATTAAGCGAACAACTATTTGTGCTCAATAACAAAATATTATAGGTCTAATGAGTATAGTAAACGCTCTATTGAAAGCCTTTTTAGGAGGTAGTAAATCTGATCGAGACATTAAGGAGGTTATGCCTTATGTCCAAAAGGCTCTAGAAATTTACCCTAGCCTTGCTCAAATTAGCAACGATGAGTTAAGGCTTAGAAGCAAAAGGCTTCGCGAAATCATCAAGGAAAGAATTTCTGAGGATGAGCTTAAAATTGCCGATCTTAAGACTCAGATGGAATCGGATACGATTAGCATCGAAGAAAAGGAAACGGTTTATACACAAATTGACAAGCTAACTAAGCAGGTTGACGATACTATAGAGGTTGTCCTTCTTGAAGTACTACCAGAAGCCTTTGCTATTGTTAAAGAAACAGCTCGTCGTTTCAAAGAAAATACCCAGTTAGAAGTTACAGCGACAGACTTTGACCGCAACCTAGCGGCCAAAAAGGAGAACGTTGTTATAAAAGGCGATAAGGCCTTCTGGGCTAACAACTGGATGGCAGGTGGATCAATGATCACCTGGGATATGGTTCACTACGACGTACAGCTTATTGGTGGTGTAGTTCTTCATAAAGGTAAAATTGCTGAAATGGCAACTGGTGAAGGTAAAACGCTGGTTGCAACCCTACCCGTATTCCTAAATGCACTTGCAGGTAAAGGCGTTCACGTTGTAACCGTAAACGACTACCTTGCGCGTCGTGACTCGGAATGGATGGGGCCAATCTACGAATTCCACGAACTATCTGTGGACTGCATCGACAAGCATGAGCCACACTCTGAAGCTCGTCGTGCAGCATACAACAGCGACATTACCTTTGGTACAAACAACGAGTTTGGTTTCGACTACCTCCGCGACAACATGTCGTTTAACCCAGAAGACCTCGTTCAGCGCAAGCACCACTTTGCCATTGTAGACGAGGTCGATTCTGTGCTTATTGACGATGCTCGTACTCCGTTAATCATATCAGGTCCTGTTCCCAAAGGAGAGGATCAGCTGTTTAACGAGTATAATGCTAACATCGAGAAGCTTTACAACGTTCAGCAAAAATTAGCAACCCAACTGCTTTCCGATGCTAAAAAGTTTATAAACGAAGGCAATGCGGAAGAAGGAGGAAAACTTCTATTAAGAGTTCACAAAGCACTTCCAAAGTATAAGCCTTTAATAAAGTATCTCAGCGAACCAGGTGTTAAATCACTGCTACTTAAGACTGAGAACTTTTACATGCAAGACAATAACAAGAACATGCACATCATTACCGATGAGTTGTACTTTGTTATTGATGAGAAGCAAAATTCGGTAGAGCTAACCGATAAGGGTATCGATTTAATTTCTAAGTCGTTTGACGATAAAAGTTTCTTTATTCTTCCTGATATAGGAAGTACAATTGCCGATCTTGAGAAGAACATACAAGATCCAACAGAAAAACTTGCAGCAAAGGATAAGCTGCTCGAAGAGTACGCCATTAAATCAGAGCGCGTTCATACGGTTAACCAGTTACTCAAAGCCTACGCGATGTTCGAAAAGGACATTGAGTATGTGGTGATGGACAACAAGGTTAAAATTGTTGATGAGCAAACAGGACGTATCCTTGAAGGAAGACGTTATTCTGATGGTCTACATCAAGCTATTGAAGCAAAAGAAAAAGTTACCGTAGAGGCTGCAACTCAAACCTTTGCAACGGTTACACTA is a window encoding:
- a CDS encoding PAS domain-containing protein → MRDNATILSRRYAFYLFLIGVGMWLIAVSIEAIVSKQAFTLGLIGDLHAKNVSFLFLDIIPFALGFCGYRWGLHTGQKADTLNEIIEKDKQRNTKLIALVDEIKKGNFEVSNGFDKKDKLINSILDLRNSLKTSTQEEEIRKKEDEERHWVAQGLAKFGEILRANNDDMTELSYNIISQLVKYVRANQGGIYLLTEDQENRKVFEMKACYAYERRKYVDKLINLGEGLVGACAKEGKTVNLKKVPDTYLSITSGLGHANPKFLLLVPLKFNEETHGVLEIASFNEFKPHVVEFIEKVAESIASTIANVKINIRTAMLLRDSQEQAEMLASQEEEMRQNMEELQATQEDAVRQTERLSGYINALDSVHMRAEFDSSGNLVAANDQFLEKFEVPHFDDVYEKNITSFIHPESLTSFRNSWANLVAEDKCHEGELKCVTFINKTIYLFTSLSRVNRSNGEMDKVLLLALEVTDQKKEELEMRSIVSAVNSSLLQAELTNTGDLVVVNDKLKAELGYNDVQTVYNINEFINDLDKPQFEKAWMKLVNQGFFEGTINFTSFDGQVKALDITLIGIRNFNDDIVKIVLIGTDKSAIKAVEDKYLQLQETTEQLKDALSKTEEEINRRIREVREQLALQYKEVERIRIRNDKTVDNAPIAMVCFNSQGIIEVFNKKAAEVWGYQPSEIINMPISKLFPKEQVQGEGIVNAICDVDKIKPINQKESVKIINTNNQKQAAYITLADARVTKEHNYVAYVEVISN
- the secA gene encoding preprotein translocase subunit SecA translates to MSIVNALLKAFLGGSKSDRDIKEVMPYVQKALEIYPSLAQISNDELRLRSKRLREIIKERISEDELKIADLKTQMESDTISIEEKETVYTQIDKLTKQVDDTIEVVLLEVLPEAFAIVKETARRFKENTQLEVTATDFDRNLAAKKENVVIKGDKAFWANNWMAGGSMITWDMVHYDVQLIGGVVLHKGKIAEMATGEGKTLVATLPVFLNALAGKGVHVVTVNDYLARRDSEWMGPIYEFHELSVDCIDKHEPHSEARRAAYNSDITFGTNNEFGFDYLRDNMSFNPEDLVQRKHHFAIVDEVDSVLIDDARTPLIISGPVPKGEDQLFNEYNANIEKLYNVQQKLATQLLSDAKKFINEGNAEEGGKLLLRVHKALPKYKPLIKYLSEPGVKSLLLKTENFYMQDNNKNMHIITDELYFVIDEKQNSVELTDKGIDLISKSFDDKSFFILPDIGSTIADLEKNIQDPTEKLAAKDKLLEEYAIKSERVHTVNQLLKAYAMFEKDIEYVVMDNKVKIVDEQTGRILEGRRYSDGLHQAIEAKEKVTVEAATQTFATVTLQNYFRMYHKLAGMTGTAETEAGELWSIYKLDVVVIPTNRPIVRKDMDDMVYKTKREKYNAVIDEIVALTEAGRPVLVGTTSVEISELLSRMLKLRGIKHNVLNAKQHQREAEIVAEAGRASQVTIATNMAGRGTDIKLTPEVKEAGGLAIIGTERHESRRVDRQLRGRAGRQGDPGTSLFYVSLEDDLMRLFGSDRMSKMMDRLGLKEGEVIQHSWISKSIERAQKKVEENNFGIRKRLLEYDDVMNSQREVIYTRRRHALNGERVEVDIDNMMSDYALTLAEQVHGKMDYEDYQLELIRQLGIETSITEQEFKSLSETALSDRIYENIKAVYERKAHQIADHAWPVIKDVYEHQAAQYQNIVVPITDGHKGFNILSNLKKAYDSKGKEVIKSYSKTIMLVTIDEHWMEHLREMDELKQSVQNATYEQKDPLLIYKFESYNLFRSMLEKVNRDVLSSLLRGHIPFRETEQERPQMQEQRENRQKVDLNRLSTSRNELSSNASEPKRNEPVKVGKQIGRNDPCPCGSGKKYKSCHGKNE